One genomic segment of Fusobacterium sp. includes these proteins:
- a CDS encoding tyrosine-type recombinase/integrase codes for MKSNRGQEVFYIKKKDLKKIRNYFLKQEKFVILALINIGINIALRISDLRNLKFEDIDDEWKIKIREIKTKKIKYIQLNSSCKDAINQLKHSYNTKGISSTGYLFKSLNRVYIKTGFDAPITSASVNRYFTQAKIDLKIPYAIGTHSLRKTWGYNVYRKTKDIGSIMKILNHSSVAHTLRYIGIDQEEIDFIYENFNF; via the coding sequence ATGAAAAGTAACAGAGGGCAGGAAGTTTTTTATATAAAAAAGAAAGATTTAAAAAAAATTCGTAATTATTTTTTAAAACAGGAGAAATTTGTTATCTTAGCCCTTATAAATATTGGTATTAACATAGCTTTAAGAATATCTGATTTGAGAAATTTAAAGTTTGAAGATATAGATGATGAATGGAAAATAAAAATTAGAGAGATTAAGACTAAGAAAATTAAATATATTCAATTAAACAGTAGTTGCAAAGATGCTATAAATCAATTAAAACATTCATATAACACTAAAGGAATTTCTTCTACTGGATATCTTTTTAAATCTTTAAATCGAGTTTATATAAAAACTGGATTTGATGCTCCTATAACTTCTGCTTCTGTTAACAGATATTTTACTCAAGCAAAAATTGATTTAAAAATTCCTTATGCTATAGGAACTCATTCATTAAGAAAAACTTGGGGATATAATGTTTATAGAAAAACTAAGGATATTGGAAGTATTATGAAAATCTTAAATCATTCATCTGTTGCTCATACTTTAAGATATATCGGAATAGATCAAGAGGAAATTGATTTTATATATGAAAATTTTAATTTCTAA
- a CDS encoding conjugal transfer protein TraD — protein sequence MKDKIAVLEEKLMKVNLKLRKYNREGINPRKARAKHLIEIGALLEIAEIDQEDKGMLLGYFLNLKNYNAEERKKMKIVGDILLNQRKEDREQRRKLIGEKEIQELLELSKEKNIFETIVNDFKKKLLEELTIKEYRIILDKYSD from the coding sequence ATGAAAGATAAAATAGCAGTTCTTGAAGAAAAACTGATGAAAGTCAATTTAAAGTTAAGAAAATATAATAGAGAGGGGATAAATCCAAGAAAAGCAAGAGCAAAACATCTTATAGAAATAGGTGCTTTGCTGGAGATAGCAGAAATAGATCAGGAAGATAAAGGAATGTTGCTGGGTTATTTTCTTAATTTAAAAAATTATAATGCTGAAGAAAGAAAAAAGATGAAGATAGTAGGAGATATACTTCTTAATCAGAGAAAAGAAGATAGGGAACAAAGAAGAAAACTTATAGGAGAAAAAGAGATTCAAGAGCTGCTGGAACTTTCTAAAGAAAAAAATATTTTTGAAACTATAGTAAATGATTTTAAAAAGAAGTTATTGGAAGAATTAACAATTAAAGAATATAGAATAATACTAGATAAGTATTCAGACTAA